One segment of Aquimarina sp. BL5 DNA contains the following:
- a CDS encoding vanadium-dependent haloperoxidase, with protein sequence MKCFNKLNEIPFLVKSKNIFLFTFLLLFLNACQKEAKEIEITSDDYHQAVDKITEVMVHDIFSPPVASRIYNYANIAAYEVIRQEDGNYKTLSNQLHGLKSIPAVDTTKSINYKLSALVAYLEVGKSLLFSEDRVEVYRDSIYNAWKLQNEVTFNDSKTYGLTVAEHIKKWYATDNYAQTRTMPKFSVNTEDPSRWQPTPPDYMDGIEPHWKEIRPSIIDSSSQFKPAKYPDFSLEKDTPFYKELMETYEVGQKIKEEGEGSEKLEIAQFWDCNPYVSTHKGHLMFATKKITPGAHWIGICKIASKKTNADFAKTVFAYTKTSIAIADAFISCWDEKYRSNLIRPETLINQHIDENWTPVLQTPPFPEYTSGHSVVSGAASTVLTTIFGDNFAFDDDTELQYGLPVRSFKSFNQAADEAAISRLYGGIHYRAAIDLGLDQGRALGNFVANKLEMNTSNSKVASSN encoded by the coding sequence ATGAAATGCTTCAATAAATTAAACGAAATACCTTTCTTGGTTAAGAGTAAGAATATATTTTTATTCACTTTTTTGCTATTGTTTTTAAATGCTTGTCAAAAAGAAGCCAAAGAAATTGAAATTACTTCTGATGATTACCACCAAGCTGTGGATAAAATTACAGAGGTAATGGTACACGATATTTTTTCACCTCCTGTAGCTAGTAGAATATACAACTATGCTAATATTGCTGCATATGAAGTGATAAGACAAGAAGACGGGAACTATAAAACCTTATCAAATCAATTACACGGTCTAAAATCTATTCCTGCTGTTGATACAACCAAAAGCATTAACTATAAGCTTTCTGCATTAGTTGCATATCTGGAAGTGGGTAAATCATTGCTTTTTTCAGAAGATCGTGTAGAAGTATATCGTGACAGTATATATAATGCTTGGAAATTACAAAACGAAGTAACTTTTAATGACTCTAAAACTTATGGATTAACAGTCGCAGAGCATATAAAAAAATGGTATGCTACAGATAATTATGCGCAAACCAGAACAATGCCTAAGTTTTCTGTAAATACGGAAGATCCTTCTAGGTGGCAACCGACTCCACCAGATTATATGGATGGTATTGAGCCTCATTGGAAAGAAATTAGACCATCGATTATAGACTCTTCTTCACAGTTTAAACCTGCGAAATATCCTGATTTTTCATTAGAAAAAGATACACCATTTTATAAAGAATTAATGGAAACTTATGAAGTAGGCCAGAAAATTAAGGAAGAAGGAGAGGGTTCAGAAAAATTAGAAATTGCACAATTCTGGGATTGTAATCCATATGTTTCAACACATAAAGGGCATTTAATGTTTGCAACAAAAAAAATTACACCGGGTGCTCATTGGATTGGGATATGTAAAATAGCTAGTAAAAAAACCAATGCGGATTTTGCAAAAACAGTTTTTGCCTATACCAAAACCTCTATCGCAATAGCAGACGCATTTATAAGTTGTTGGGATGAGAAATACAGAAGCAATTTGATTCGTCCTGAAACCTTGATTAATCAACATATTGATGAAAATTGGACTCCAGTTTTACAGACGCCACCTTTTCCAGAATATACTAGCGGTCATTCGGTTGTTTCTGGGGCGGCTTCAACGGTGTTAACAACTATTTTTGGAGATAATTTTGCTTTTGATGATGATACAGAATTACAATATGGTCTTCCTGTTCGTTCTTTTAAGTCTTTTAATCAAGCGGCTGATGAAGCTGCGATCAGTAGGTTATATGGAGGAATTCATTATAGAGCGGCAATCGATTTAGGATTGGATCAGGGACGTGCATTAGGAAATTTTGTGGCTAATAAATTAGAAATGAACACATCAAATTCTAAAGTAGCAAGTTCTAATTAA
- a CDS encoding phosphatase PAP2 family protein — protein MRHFNIRPVFLLLFLFSVITYSQEKSEEQPEKKLEEEKSESTPEEKTEKSQYEMTRWQMLKYDGVSALGGVKNAYTQPLRWKGDDWARFGGIIAGSAILLAADEPANDYFTKQSEGVPQIIKESGFRFGKPLFNYGLTTGIYALGLITKDEKIRKTGVLLIASATAGGIIQTVSKTLAGRARPTAGEGNWSFRFNASEADYHSFPSGHAILSFTTAYAIAKQFDSPYIKGGLYAVGLISPISRLWSGAHWLTDVVLGVALSVVIVDGIDNYLYKKERYVYDSKKFRVKWDLKLGAGQLGVVGTF, from the coding sequence ATGAGACATTTTAATATCCGACCAGTTTTTTTATTGTTATTTCTTTTTTCTGTTATTACTTATTCGCAAGAAAAATCAGAAGAACAGCCTGAAAAAAAATTAGAGGAAGAAAAATCAGAATCAACCCCAGAAGAAAAAACTGAAAAATCGCAATATGAAATGACTCGATGGCAAATGCTAAAGTATGATGGCGTTTCTGCTTTGGGTGGAGTCAAAAATGCATACACCCAACCTCTTAGATGGAAAGGTGATGATTGGGCAAGATTTGGGGGGATTATTGCGGGGAGCGCAATATTACTAGCCGCTGATGAACCTGCAAATGATTATTTCACTAAACAAAGTGAAGGGGTTCCTCAAATAATTAAGGAAAGTGGTTTTCGCTTTGGAAAACCTCTTTTTAACTATGGATTGACAACAGGTATTTACGCTTTGGGTCTTATTACTAAAGATGAAAAAATAAGAAAAACCGGAGTTTTACTTATTGCTTCTGCCACTGCTGGAGGGATTATCCAAACAGTGAGTAAAACGCTAGCCGGTCGTGCAAGACCTACCGCCGGAGAAGGTAATTGGAGTTTCCGTTTTAATGCTAGTGAAGCTGACTATCATTCTTTCCCTTCTGGACATGCTATCCTGTCATTTACTACAGCTTATGCAATAGCAAAACAATTCGACAGCCCTTACATCAAAGGAGGTCTTTATGCAGTAGGCTTAATTAGCCCTATTTCTCGTTTATGGAGTGGTGCTCATTGGTTAACCGATGTAGTTCTTGGTGTAGCATTAAGTGTGGTTATTGTCGATGGTATAGACAACTATCTATATAAGAAAGAAAGGTATGTTTATGATAGTAAAAAGTTTAGAGTAAAATGGGATCTTAAATTAGGTGCAGGTCAACTAGGCGTAGTAGGTACATTTTAA
- a CDS encoding cobyric acid synthase, protein MQKIQPIMLVGTGSDVGKSWITTGICRWLKKKGYNPAPFKAQNMSLNSFSTPDNLEIGRAQAVQAEACGIPPTVEMNPILLKPSSVNKSQIVLHGKPIGDQTAKEYFLVDNKKQLFEEAKKSFRQLASKHNPIVMEGAGSISELNLKHRDIVNMRMAAAANACVYLVADIDKGGVFGSVYGTIELLEDWERELIKGIIINKFRGDPTLFIDGKKKLEELTGIPVLGVLPYAKDIIIEEEDSVALNRRNTTASNNKLNIAVVKLHYMSNYTDFQVLEQESLINLYFTRDIEELNKADVIIIPGTKNTIEDLVALKKDGLDTVIKKQYKDIPILGICGGYQMLGKVVKDPFSIESMINSEVGLGLFDIETTLSKTKQTVQRNFWFKDLAIPCEGYEIHMGETIVPKTRGLNLVDGEEEGYFDGNKSWGTYFHGIFDNQEVVTELLRLKYPDATAKDYKAFKAVQFDKLADWIDENLEMSTILKNSLQ, encoded by the coding sequence ATGCAAAAAATACAACCTATAATGTTAGTCGGTACTGGCTCTGATGTAGGGAAAAGCTGGATAACGACAGGTATTTGCAGATGGCTTAAAAAGAAAGGATATAATCCTGCTCCTTTTAAAGCTCAAAACATGTCATTAAATAGTTTTTCTACACCGGATAATCTAGAGATTGGAAGAGCACAGGCGGTACAAGCAGAGGCTTGTGGTATTCCACCAACAGTAGAAATGAATCCTATTCTGTTAAAACCTTCATCAGTAAATAAATCACAAATTGTTTTACACGGAAAACCAATTGGTGACCAAACAGCTAAAGAATATTTTTTAGTAGATAATAAAAAACAGTTGTTTGAAGAAGCTAAAAAATCATTTAGACAATTGGCTTCAAAACACAATCCTATTGTAATGGAAGGTGCAGGAAGTATTAGCGAACTTAATTTAAAACATAGAGATATTGTAAACATGCGAATGGCAGCTGCTGCCAATGCATGTGTTTATTTAGTAGCGGATATTGATAAAGGTGGAGTATTTGGAAGTGTATATGGAACTATTGAATTGCTAGAGGATTGGGAGCGTGAATTGATTAAAGGAATCATCATTAATAAGTTTAGAGGAGATCCAACTTTATTCATTGATGGGAAAAAGAAATTAGAAGAACTTACGGGTATTCCAGTTTTAGGCGTTTTACCTTATGCTAAAGATATTATTATTGAAGAAGAAGACTCCGTAGCATTGAATCGCAGAAATACAACTGCTTCAAATAATAAATTAAATATTGCTGTTGTCAAACTTCATTATATGTCTAATTATACAGACTTTCAGGTTTTAGAGCAAGAATCATTAATCAATCTATATTTTACAAGAGATATAGAAGAGCTAAATAAAGCAGATGTAATTATCATTCCAGGCACCAAAAATACTATTGAAGATTTAGTAGCTTTGAAAAAAGATGGTTTAGATACTGTTATCAAAAAACAATACAAAGACATTCCAATTTTAGGGATTTGTGGTGGATATCAAATGCTAGGCAAGGTGGTCAAAGATCCTTTTTCAATAGAGAGTATGATCAATTCAGAAGTAGGTTTAGGGTTGTTTGATATCGAAACAACACTTTCAAAAACGAAACAAACAGTACAACGTAACTTTTGGTTTAAAGATTTGGCAATACCTTGTGAAGGGTATGAAATTCATATGGGAGAAACTATAGTGCCAAAAACGAGAGGTTTAAACCTTGTTGATGGTGAGGAAGAAGGTTATTTCGATGGGAATAAAAGTTGGGGGACGTACTTTCATGGGATATTTGATAATCAAGAAGTAGTTACAGAATTATTACGCTTAAAGTATCCGGATGCCACGGCAAAAGACTATAAAGCGTTTAAAGCAGTACAATTTGATAAATTAGCAGATTGGATAGATGAAAACTTAGAAATGTCAACCATCTTAAAAAATAGCCTGCAATAA
- a CDS encoding histidinol-phosphate transaminase has protein sequence MLDGHGDDLHLIEEKIRYNFSSNVYYKGCPKTLLTHISKNVSLIQNYPSPAASELNELAAHKFQLDREQFLFTNGATEAFYLIAQLFSNKKAAIVAPTFSEYEDACKIFQLDYLLISRTEIKDTNADLVFICNPNNPNGAIFSKNDLELLFQQKPATIFVIDEAYIEFTNSIESIISLTKKYDNLIVVRSLTKTFTIPGLRLGYIVSNNLIIKELLTLKMPWSVNSLAIKAGEYIFKNYEAFQFDAAELMEETVIFKEQLEQLKGVKVYKSNTSYFLVELLQKSAKELKEYLIVKHQILIRDATNFKGLKGEYIRLSTQSKEANNALIQAIKEWM, from the coding sequence ATGTTAGACGGACATGGGGATGACCTTCATTTAATTGAAGAAAAAATCAGGTATAACTTTAGTTCAAATGTGTATTATAAAGGATGTCCTAAAACATTACTTACTCATATTTCAAAGAATGTCTCTCTAATTCAAAATTATCCTTCACCTGCTGCAAGTGAGTTAAATGAATTGGCAGCGCATAAATTTCAACTCGATAGAGAACAGTTCTTATTTACTAATGGCGCCACAGAAGCTTTTTATCTTATTGCCCAATTATTTTCTAATAAAAAAGCAGCTATAGTAGCTCCCACTTTTTCAGAATATGAAGATGCTTGTAAAATTTTTCAGTTAGATTACTTATTGATTTCTAGAACCGAAATAAAAGATACTAATGCCGATTTAGTGTTTATTTGTAATCCAAATAATCCAAATGGAGCTATTTTCTCTAAAAATGATTTAGAACTTCTTTTTCAACAAAAGCCAGCAACTATTTTTGTCATTGATGAAGCGTATATCGAGTTTACTAATAGTATTGAATCTATCATTTCATTGACAAAAAAATACGATAACTTAATAGTGGTTCGTTCATTAACCAAAACATTTACAATTCCGGGATTGCGTTTGGGATATATCGTTTCAAACAACTTAATCATTAAAGAACTCTTAACTTTAAAAATGCCTTGGAGTGTTAATTCATTAGCGATAAAAGCAGGTGAATATATTTTCAAAAATTATGAAGCATTTCAATTTGACGCGGCTGAATTAATGGAAGAAACAGTCATTTTTAAAGAACAACTTGAGCAATTGAAAGGTGTAAAAGTCTATAAAAGTAATACCTCTTACTTCTTAGTTGAATTATTACAGAAATCTGCTAAAGAGTTAAAAGAATATTTAATTGTAAAACATCAAATCCTTATTAGAGATGCGACAAATTTTAAAGGATTAAAAGGTGAATATATTAGACTTTCTACTCAAAGTAAAGAAGCTAATAATGCATTAATTCAAGCTATAAAGGAATGGATGTGA
- the cbiB gene encoding adenosylcobinamide-phosphate synthase CbiB: MNQICIVVFAFGLDLLLGDPRKLPHLIVGYGKSIAFGEKWLNRGSYKFLKGVLLTSVLVGISFTIPFLIIRSLNVYDFEILALVFSILMLFYCLANKTLIKEGFTVFNILKDEGLEAGRKRLSWIVGRETNNLSERQIRVATFETMSENLSDGVIAPLFYFLILGVPGAMGYKMINTLDSMIGYKNDRYIQFGKFAAKLDDVVNYIPARITALLILVVRFKLSGLSFLFREGKKHSSPNAGYPEAALAYVLNCQFGGPNYYHGKLVKKPFIGTNNREIKHEEIKTVSQINYAVSIVFCLLIIGVLVLFRYA; the protein is encoded by the coding sequence GTGAACCAAATTTGTATAGTTGTTTTTGCTTTTGGTTTGGACTTGCTTCTGGGAGATCCTAGAAAATTACCACATCTTATTGTTGGTTATGGAAAGAGTATTGCTTTTGGAGAAAAATGGTTGAATAGAGGATCTTATAAATTCTTAAAAGGTGTATTGTTAACAAGTGTATTAGTCGGGATTTCTTTTACTATTCCTTTTCTAATTATTAGATCATTAAATGTCTATGATTTTGAAATTTTAGCACTTGTATTTTCAATATTGATGTTGTTTTATTGTTTGGCGAATAAAACATTGATAAAAGAAGGGTTTACGGTATTTAATATCCTAAAAGATGAAGGATTAGAAGCGGGACGTAAACGTCTGTCTTGGATTGTAGGACGAGAAACTAATAATTTAAGTGAACGGCAAATTAGAGTTGCTACTTTCGAAACCATGTCAGAAAATTTAAGTGATGGTGTTATTGCGCCTTTATTCTATTTTTTGATTTTAGGAGTTCCAGGAGCAATGGGGTATAAGATGATCAACACTTTAGATTCTATGATTGGATATAAAAACGATCGTTATATACAGTTTGGTAAATTTGCCGCAAAATTAGATGATGTTGTTAATTATATTCCTGCTCGAATTACTGCACTACTAATATTAGTTGTGAGGTTTAAATTAAGCGGACTTTCTTTTCTGTTTAGAGAAGGAAAAAAGCATAGTAGTCCTAATGCTGGCTATCCAGAAGCTGCTCTGGCATATGTGTTAAACTGCCAATTCGGAGGGCCAAATTATTATCACGGAAAATTGGTTAAGAAACCTTTTATAGGCACTAATAATCGTGAAATTAAACACGAAGAAATTAAAACAGTAAGCCAAATTAATTATGCGGTAAGTATTGTTTTTTGTCTCTTAATTATTGGAGTTTTAGTATTATTTCGATATGCATAG
- a CDS encoding AAA family ATPase codes for MHSFQKKHIITGAPGTGKTTLINILKKTIPCMDEVARKVIIDEQKNDKNGMPWGDIDRFTDLVFRHTNQELLNTDTLICDRSLLDLEAYLMLENKAIPKYLISFPYQETYHKIVFFAPTWFEIYCKDGQRLQDFEYCLRLEKSLLEQYKNKGFEIIILPKYSPLKRTKFILETIYS; via the coding sequence ATGCATAGTTTTCAAAAAAAACACATTATTACGGGCGCTCCAGGTACTGGGAAAACGACATTGATAAATATTCTAAAGAAAACCATACCTTGTATGGATGAGGTCGCTAGAAAAGTAATTATTGATGAGCAAAAAAACGATAAAAATGGTATGCCTTGGGGAGATATTGATCGATTTACGGATCTTGTATTTAGACATACAAATCAAGAACTATTGAATACTGATACGTTAATTTGCGATAGATCTTTGTTAGATTTGGAAGCTTATTTAATGTTGGAAAACAAAGCTATCCCAAAGTACTTAATTAGTTTTCCTTATCAAGAAACGTATCATAAAATTGTTTTTTTTGCACCAACTTGGTTTGAGATCTATTGTAAAGATGGACAACGATTACAGGATTTTGAATATTGTTTGAGATTAGAAAAATCCCTTTTAGAACAGTATAAAAACAAAGGATTCGAAATTATAATATTGCCTAAATATTCCCCTCTGAAAAGAACAAAATTCATTTTAGAAACTATTTACTCTTAA